In Parus major isolate Abel chromosome 3, Parus_major1.1, whole genome shotgun sequence, the following are encoded in one genomic region:
- the ESF1 gene encoding ESF1 homolog: MSKSSASKMSSQEEILSDGRFSCIARDPRFWEMPEKERKVKIDKRFRAMFHDKKFKLRYTVDKRGRPVNYTSTENLRKFYALSESDSDLSEGDSKELMVKKKKKKKAKGKGEADSAEALAGGLPKEESKKNQQGVDQTHEPVTKLNDLKKGGQKSKSKFSLKEDSQKPAVEVDHSRGNKGLLPKGENKQGAVSGGKSISVQNKEKSSQVTATKSVKASRRDHSLGGKTKESAICDQSVKCKSQLEEETSAGENAESEEEESENDGETGEEEEPEDDEEMSEDDSDSEDDEESDSGPDLARGIGNIETSSEDEEDLNELFPKEPEIEHLWRELDKDAPRGDEITSRLAVCNMDWDRLKAKDLLALFNSFTPKGGTVFSVKIYPSEFGKERLKEEEQKGPVELFDLPENTTEDDGIYREKLREYQFKRLKYFYAVVECDSPGTANKIYEECDGLEFESSCSFIDLRFIPDNVTFDDKPKDVASEVNIAAYKPKYFTSAAMGTSKVDITWDETDHERVTSLNRTFNKEELLDMDFQAYLASSSEEEEEQQQDGDVANEMEDDKPRKSQKDDEEQIAKYRELLQSIQEKEKKQEEKDIGMEIKWVPGLKETAEEMVKNRLEGKDNLTPWQKYLEKKKEKRMLKKKRKADAEKEESEDELPPDVDLNDPYFAEEFEKTGVKKKPESVESTSEDEDEVEKQKAEMALLMMDDEDDTRKHFNYKKIVEQQNLSKKKKKLLMKKKELLEEDDFQVNVADTRFQAMFTSPLFNLDPSDPNFKKTKAVEKILEEKARRREEKEQDLKEANKGLENKMAKKGEVAKKAMDPALSVLIKSVKNKTKEFQARKKQKFS, encoded by the exons ATGTCCAAGTCTTCAGCATCGAAAATGTCATCCCAGGAGGAAATACTGAGCGATGGCCGGTTCAGCTGCATCGCCAGGGATCCCAGGTTTTGGGAGATGCCTGAAAAGGAACGTAAAGTCAAGATTGACAAGCGATTCCGAGCCATGTTCCATGACAAGAAGTTCAAGCTGAGATACACAGTGGATAAAAGAGGCCGCCCTGTTAACTACACCTCTACAGAGAACCTCAGGAAGTTTTATGCCTTGTCAGAATCTGACTCTGATCTTTCAGAAGGTGATAGTAAAGAACTCAtggtaaagaagaaaaagaaaaagaaagctaaagGTAAAGGAGAAGCAGATTCTGCAGAGGCTCTTGCTGGTGGTCTCCCAAAGGAggagagcaaaaaaaaccaacaaggGGTGGACCAAACACATGAACCAGTGACTAAACTAAATGACCTTAAAAAAGGAGGACAAAAAAGTAAATCTAAGTTCAGCTTGAAAGAGGACTCACAGAAACCTGCAGTGGAAGTTGATCACTCTCGGGGAAACAAGGGCCTTTTACCCAAAGGGGAAAACAAGCagggagctgtgtcagggggaaaatccatttctgttcaaaacaaggaaaagtCTTCACAAGTGACTGCTACGAAGTCAGTCAAAGCTTCCAGGAGGGACCACTCCCtaggagggaaaacaaaagaatcaG CCATCTGTGACCAAAGTGTAAAATGTAAAAGCCAGTTAGAGGAAGAAACCTCTGCAGGTGAGAATGCAGAATCGGAAGAAGAGGAATCAGAAAATGACGGAGAAAcaggtgaggaagaggagccagAAGATGATGAGGAAATGAGTGAAGATGACAGTGATTcagaagatgatgaagaaagTGATAGTGGGCCTGATCTAGCCAGAGGCATAGGGAACATTGAAACGAGTTCAGAGGATGAAGAGGATTTAAATGAGCTGTTTCCAAAGGAGCCAGAGATTGAGCACTTGTGGCGTGAGCTGGATAAAGATGCCCCTCGTGGAGATGAG attacAAGTAGATTGGCAGTTTGTAATATGGATTGGGATAGGTTGAAGGCTAAGGATTTGCTGGCTCTATTTAATTCTTTCACACCCAAAGGAGGAACAGTGTTTTCTGTTAAG ATTTATCCTTCAGAGTTTGGAAAAGAGAGGTtgaaagaggaagaacaaaaagGACCTGTGGAACTGTTTGATCTTCCAGAGAACACCACAGAGGATGATGg GATTTATAGGGAAAAACTGCGGGAATACCAGTTTAAGCGACTGAAATACTTCTATGCAGTTGTGGAATGTGATTCTCCTGgtacagcaaataaaatttatgaGGAATGTGATGGACTGGAATTTGAAAGTAGCTGTTCTTTCATAGACCTGAG ATTTATTCCAGATAATGTTACATTTGATGATAAGCCAAAAGATGTAGCCTCAGAAGTGAACATAGCTGCTTATAAGCCAAAGTACTTCACATCTGCTGCTATGGGAACATCAAAG GTAGATATCACATGGGATGAGACAGATCATGAACGAGTAACATCGCTCAACAGAACTTTCAACAAAGAGGAGCTTCTTGACATGGATTTTCAGGCTTATTTGGCTTCATCAagtgaagaagaggaggaacagcagcaag ATGGTGATGTAGCTAATGAAATGGAAGATGACAAACCGAGGAAAAGCCAAAAAGATGATGAAGAGCAAATTGCCAAGTACAGAGAACTTTTGCAAAGTAtccaagaaaaagagaaaaaacaggaagaaaaggataTAGGAATGGAGATTAAATGGGTTCcag GCCTCAAAGAAACTGCTGAAGAAATGGTCAAAAACAGGTTGGAAGGAAAGGATAACCTGACTCCATGGCAAAAATATctagagaagaagaaagaaaaaagaatgcttaagaaaaagagaaag GCTGATGCTGAGAAAGAAGAGAGTGAAGATGAACTTCCACCTGATGTTGATCTCAATGACCCCTattttgctgaagaatttgAGAAAACAG GTGTAAAGAAGAAGCCAGAATCAGTAGAAAGTACCtcagaagatgaagatgaagttgaaaaacagaag GCTGAAATGGCCCTACTGATGATGGATGATGAGGATGAcaccagaaaacattttaattataaaaagaTTGTAGAACAACAGAATttgagcaagaagaaaaagaaacttcttatgaaaaagaaagaattacttGAAGAAGATGACTTCCAG gTAAATGTTGCTGATACAAGATTCCAAGCCATGTTTACTTCTCCCCTGTTTAATTTGGATCCTTCAGATCCAAATTTCAAGAAGACAAAAGCAGTAGAAAAGATCCTGGAAGAAAAAGCTCGCcgaagagaagaaaaggagcaaGATCTTAAGGAGGCAAACAAGGGCCTGGAGAACAAGATGGCAAAGAAAGGAGAGGTTGCCAAGAAAGCCATGGATCCTGCCCTATCAGTGCTAATAAAGTctgtcaaaaataaaaccaaagagtTTCAGGCAcggaaaaagcagaaattcagctAA
- the NDUFAF5 gene encoding arginine-hydroxylase NDUFAF5, mitochondrial isoform X1 → MRALARLALRARWCRPLWAMPARAAAASPPPHATTSPGSGALNPFDRRLKRKQKNWAALQAEPAKCDYLREEVGGRIADRVFDITRTFPLALDVGSGRGYIAQHLTKETVEKLIQVDIAENALKNAVESEIPTVRVVADEEFLPFKEDTFDLVVSSLSLHWVNDLPKAFREIHQVLKPDGVFIGAMFGGDTLYELRCSLQLAELEREGGFSPHVSPFTAVADLGHLLSRAGFNTLTVDTDEIQVNYPGLFEVMEDLQGMGESNCSWNRKPLLHRETMLAAAAIYQEMYGNSDGSVPATFQIYYMIGWKYHESQAKPAQRGSATVSFGDLAKIEGLLKRGKK, encoded by the exons ATGAGGGCCCTGGCGCGGCTGGCGCTGAGGGCGCGGTGGTGCCGCCCGCTCTGGGCGATGCCGGCAAGGGCCGCCGCCGCTTCGCCTCCTCCTCACGCCACAACCTCGCCGGGCTCGGGCGCGCTGAACCCCTTCGACCGCCGGCTGAAGCGGAAGCAGAAGAACTGGGCGGCGCTGCAGGCCGAGCCCGCCAAGTGCGATTACCTGCGGGAGGAG GTTGGCGGCAGGATCGCGGACCGGGTGTTCGACATCACCAG AACGTTTCCTCTCGCTTTGGATGTTGGCTCTGGAAGAGGTTACATAGCTCAGCACTTAACCAAG gaaaCAGTTGAAAAACTTATTCAAGTTGATATCGCAGAGAATGCTTTA aaaaatgcTGTAGAATCTGAAATCCCAACAGTCAGGGTTGTAGCTGatgaagaattccttcctttcAAAGAAGATACGTTTGATCTTGTTGTCAGCAGCTTAAG CTTACATTGGGTGAATGATCTTCCTAAGGCTTTCAGAGAg ATCCACCAGGTGCTGAAGCCCGACGGAGTGTTCATTGGGGCCATGTTTGGGGGGGACACCCTGTACGAGCTGcgctgctctctgcagctggccgagctggagagggaagggggcTTCTCTCCTCACGTGTCGCCCTTCACCGCCGTCGCCGATCTGGGACATCTGCTCTCCAGGGCCGGCTTTAACACCCTCACCGTG GATACTGATGAAATCCAAGTGAACTATCCAGGGTTATTTGAGGTTATGGAAGACTTACAAG gTATGGGGGAGAGTAATTGCTCTTGGAATAGAAAACCTCTGCTACACAGGGAGACaatgctggcagctgctgcaatATACCAAG AAATGTACGGAAACAGCGATGGCTCGGTACCTGCCACATTTCAGATCTACTACATGATTGGCTGGAAATACCATGAGTCACAG gcAAAACCAGCCCAGCGAGGTTCTGCGACAGTTTCATTTGGAGATCTGGCAAAAATAGAAGGACTtcttaaaagaggaaaaaaatag
- the NDUFAF5 gene encoding arginine-hydroxylase NDUFAF5, mitochondrial isoform X2, which produces MRALARLALRARWCRPLWAMPARAAAASPPPHATTSPGSGALNPFDRRLKRKQKNWAALQAEPAKCDYLREEVGGRIADRVFDITRTFPLALDVGSGRGYIAQHLTKETVEKLIQVDIAENALKNAVESEIPTVRVVADEEFLPFKEDTFDLVVSSLSLHWVNDLPKAFREIHQVLKPDGVFIGAMFGGDTLYELRCSLQLAELEREGGFSPHVSPFTAVADLGHLLSRAGFNTLTVDTDEIQVNYPGLFEVMEDLQATQGISYLDQLLFGVIP; this is translated from the exons ATGAGGGCCCTGGCGCGGCTGGCGCTGAGGGCGCGGTGGTGCCGCCCGCTCTGGGCGATGCCGGCAAGGGCCGCCGCCGCTTCGCCTCCTCCTCACGCCACAACCTCGCCGGGCTCGGGCGCGCTGAACCCCTTCGACCGCCGGCTGAAGCGGAAGCAGAAGAACTGGGCGGCGCTGCAGGCCGAGCCCGCCAAGTGCGATTACCTGCGGGAGGAG GTTGGCGGCAGGATCGCGGACCGGGTGTTCGACATCACCAG AACGTTTCCTCTCGCTTTGGATGTTGGCTCTGGAAGAGGTTACATAGCTCAGCACTTAACCAAG gaaaCAGTTGAAAAACTTATTCAAGTTGATATCGCAGAGAATGCTTTA aaaaatgcTGTAGAATCTGAAATCCCAACAGTCAGGGTTGTAGCTGatgaagaattccttcctttcAAAGAAGATACGTTTGATCTTGTTGTCAGCAGCTTAAG CTTACATTGGGTGAATGATCTTCCTAAGGCTTTCAGAGAg ATCCACCAGGTGCTGAAGCCCGACGGAGTGTTCATTGGGGCCATGTTTGGGGGGGACACCCTGTACGAGCTGcgctgctctctgcagctggccgagctggagagggaagggggcTTCTCTCCTCACGTGTCGCCCTTCACCGCCGTCGCCGATCTGGGACATCTGCTCTCCAGGGCCGGCTTTAACACCCTCACCGTG GATACTGATGAAATCCAAGTGAACTATCCAGGGTTATTTGAGGTTATGGAAGACTTACAAG CAACTCAGGGCATTTCTTATCTGGATCAACTGCTGTTTGGAGTAATTCCTTAA